The following proteins are encoded in a genomic region of Ammospiza caudacuta isolate bAmmCau1 chromosome 3, bAmmCau1.pri, whole genome shotgun sequence:
- the CRLS1 gene encoding cardiolipin synthase (CMP-forming), whose product MLAAAWLGRGSWGLLRGAAPRRPGGGARPLGGRPGSAAAAAGNEARRGGGVSCVPACAGLPRLLRAPAAAWRLLSGGAAPPEPRPERGAAGPYAELYENPWTIPNILSMARMGLAPVLGYLIVEENFNVALGVFVLAGVTDLLDGFIARNWANQKSALGSALDPLADKILISVLYVSLTCANLIPVPLTSMIILRDAALIAAVFYVRYKTLSPPRTLSRYFNPCYATAQLKPTFISKMNTAVQLILVAASLAAPVFNYVDSVYLQTLWCITAFTTVTSGYSYYHYGRKTVQVIKNKWSGPGDQR is encoded by the exons ATGCTGGCCGCcgcctggctgggcaggggctcctgggggCTGCTCCGCGGCGCGGCGCCGAGGCGGCCGGGCGGCGGAGCGAGGCCTCTGGGCGGCCGGCCCggctcggcggcggcggcggcgggaaatgaggcgcggcgcggcgggggcgTCTCGTGCGTGCCCGCCTGCGCCGGGCTCCCGCGGCTGCTGcgcgcgcccgccgccgcctgGCGCCTCCtgagcggcggggccgccccgcccgAGCCCCGGCCGGagcgcggcgcggcggggccctACGCCGAGCTG TATGAAAACCCCTGGACCATCCCAAATATCCTGTCCATGGCGAGAATGGGTCTGGCGCCAGTTTTGGGCTATTTGATTGTTGAAGAGAATTTCAACGTTGCCCTCGGTGTGTTTGTCCTGGCTGGCGTGACAGACCTG TTGGACGGATTTATTGCACGGAACTGGGCTAATCAGAAATCAGCACTGGGAAGTGCTCTCGATCCCCTGGCAGATAAAATCCTCATCAGTGTGCTCTATGTGAGCCTAACTTGTGCAAACCTTATCCCAG TTCCCCTGACTTCCATGATCATCCTGCGGGACGCGGCGCTCATTGCCGCCGTCTTTTACGTGCGATACAAAACTCTTTCTCCACCG AGAACCCTGAGTAGGTATTTTAACCCCTGTTATGCTACTGCACAATTAAAACCAACATTTATCAGCAAG aTGAACACAGCAGTTCAGCTGATTTTGGTGGCGGCTTCTCTAGCAGCACCTGTTTTCAATTATGTGGACAGCGTATATCTGCAGACATTATG GTGCATCACAGCTTTCACAACGGTGACATCTGGCTACAGCTATTACCACTATGGCAGGAAAACTGTCCAGGTGATCAAGAACAAGTGGAGTGGTCCAGGTGATCAAAGGTGA